The segment AGGAGGAAGACCCCACGATTCACACCGACCGCGATCCGCGCACGCACGAACTGCTGATCTCGGGCCAGGGGCAGATGCACATCGAGGTGACCGTCGCGAAGCTGAAACGTCGCTTCGGCGTGGACGTGACGCTCAAGCTGCCGCGGATTCCGTACTTCGAGACGATCACGGCGAGCACCGAGGCGCACGGCCGGCACAAGAAGCAGACGGGCGGCCACGGACAGTTCGGCGACTGCAAGATTCGCGTGGAGCCGCTGCCGCGCGGCGCGGACTTCCAGTTCGAGGACGACATCTTCGGCGGCGCGATCCCGCGCCAGTTCGTACCGGCCGTGGAGAAGGGGATCCAGGAAGCGCGCATGCGCGGCGTGCTCGCGGGCTTCCCGCTCGTGGACTTCAAGGCCACCGTCTTCGACGGCTCGTTCCATCCCGTCGACAGCAACGAGTTGTCGTTCAAGATGGCCGGCGGGCTGGCGCTGCGCGATGCGATGACACGCGCGAAGCCCGTGCTGCTCGAACCGGTGATGCACGTGGAGGTCCACGCGCCGAGCGACTTCGCCGGCGATCTCATGGGCGACCTGAACGGCAGGCGCGGCCGCATCAGCGGCATGGACGCGCGCGGTCAGGCCACGATCATCAAGGCGCAGGTGCCGATGGCCGAGATGCTGACGTACGAGCAGCACCTGACGTCGGCCACGGGCGGTCGCGGGTCGTACAGCATGACCCACTCGCACTACGAGGAAGTGCCCGCGCACCTGCAGTCGAAGATCGTCGCCGCCCACAAGCCCGATCACGCGATGAGCGACGAGTAGAAGAACCAGGCAACCGGCAACGGTCGGCACGGCCGGGCACCGGGCACCGGGCACCGGGCAGCAGTATTCGGTATGCCGATGGAGGCCAGGGGCGTCATTTCAGCCCCTGGCATGCGTGGGGTACACCTACAACGCGTCGCCGAACATCGTGGCCCTGATGCGTTCGCGCTCACCGGGGGCCAGGCTGCCGAGGTCGCTCAGCAGCCGGAGGCCGAAGAAGCCCCAGAACAGGCCCTGCGTCGTACCGGTCCACAGCATCACCGGCCAGCCGACCATCACCGCCAGGAACATCACGGCGGTACGGCTGCTCTGCCATGAGACGGCGCTTTCGAGCCACGTCACCGTTCGCACGGGCGCGACGAGCGAGTCCAGCACCGCCGTTGCAAGCAGCATGCCCGCCATCCATCCGGCGCGATCGGCAAACGCCGCCACGTCGTGCGACGCTCTCCCGTTGGCCACTTCGATGAACGTCACGACGCCGAGCAGCACCACGCAGCCGAGACTGAACGGCAGGACGAAGATCCCCAGCGCCTTGCCGACTTCGTGCAATCGGCGGAGCGCCGTATGGTCGCCGCTCATCGCTCGCCGGGACGCGGCGAGTCGCACGCCGAGCAACGCCGACGCCAGCAGCGTCTCCATCAGGAACAGCAGCATCGCGAGGACCACGCTCTGATCCTTGACGACGGCGAGGGTGGGAAAGAGGAAGGCGACCAAGGCCCAGAGCCCGCGTCCGCCGACGACGCGCGTCGACAGCGATGTGGCGGGTTGCAGCACCATGTCAGGGTGTCAAACGCCGTACCAGAGACGTACCGAACGGGTTGAAACCCGTTCGCTCCATCCCTTTGCCCCTTGCCCCTTGCTCCCTTGCACCTTTGCGCCGTAAGCCGTAAGCCGTAAGCCGTGAGCCGTGAGCCGTAAGCCATCAAACGGCAACGGCCGCGTCGTGCGACGCGGCCGTCATGAACCCGTAAGCTCTCTCTGAGCCGGCCCTACTCGTCCGTCTTCCTGGCCGACTTGCGGGCGCGCCGGGGCTTCGCCTCGCCCTCGGCGGGCGCGGCACCCTCGTCCTGCAGCTTCTTCACCGCAGCGCGGGCACGGCCGCGGAGTCCCGTGGCGGCCGGAGTCGCCTCGGCAGCCGTCTCGGCCCCGGCGTTCGGGTCGTACTCACTGCCGACCAGCTCGATCTGTGCCACTTCCGCCGCGTCGCCGCGACGATGACCCAGCTTGAGGAGGCGGGTGTAGCCACCCGGACGCTCCACGAAGCGCGGTGCGAGCGTGTCGAACAGCTTGGTGACGACCTTCTTGTCGGCAACGTCGCGCGCCACGAGGCGCTCGGCCGTCAGGCGACGGACGCGCTTCTCCTCGTCAGTCCCCGTGGCCACGAGGCTGCGCTTGGCGATCGAGATGATGCGCTCGACGTACGGACGCAGTTCCTTGGCCTTGGGCAGCGTGGTCTCGATCCGCTCGTGGCGGAGCAGCGCCTGGGCCTGATTGCGCAGGAGGGCGATGCGGTGCTCGGTCACGCGTCCGAGCTTGCGATGGGCAACACCGTGTCTCATGGGTCTACTCGTCTCGCCTGGCTCTTACTGCGCCGGCTGCTCCACGCTCATCCCGAGGCTGAGACCCATCGTCTGGAGGATCTCCCGGATCTCGTTGAGCGACTTCCGGCCGAAATTCTTGGTCTTGAGCAGGTCGTTCTCCGTCTTGGCCACCAGCTCCCTGATCGTGCGGATGTTGGCGTTCTTCAGACAGTTGTACGACCGCACCGAGAGCTCGAGCTCTTCGATGCTCTTGTCGAGGTGCTCGTTGCTCTCCTCGGTGAGCGTCGCCGGCGTGGTGTCGCCGGGCTCGCCGATCACCACGTCGTCGTCATCGTCGCCGCCGAAGATGAACAGGTGATCGCGCAGGAGCTGCGCGGCCAGTTCGATCGCGTCGGTGGGCGAGATGGCGCCGTTGGTGGAGACTTCGAGGATCAGCTTGTCGTAGTCCGTGTTCTGGCCCACGCGCGCCGACTCGACGAGGTAGTTGACCTTGCGCACCGGCGAGTGCACCGAGTCCACCGGGATCCAGCCGATACCGAGATCCTCGTCGAAGTTGCGGTCGGCCGACACGTAGCCGCGCCCGTTGCGCAGGCGCATCTCCATGTACAGCTTGCCGCCTTCGGACACGGTGGCGATGTGCGCGTCGGGATCGAGGACCTCGACCGACTGGTCCACCTCGATGTCGCGCGCGAGCACCGGCCCGGCCTTGTCGACGCGGACGTACAGCATCTTCGTGTCATCCCCATGCAGCTTGAACGGCACCTGCTTGAGGTTGAGGATGATGTCGGTGGCGTCTTCCACCACGCCCTCGACGGGCGAGAACTCGTGCTGGACGCCCTCGATCTTCACCGCGGTGATGGCCGCGCCCTCGATGGACGACAGCAGCACGCGGCGCATCGCGTTGCCGATGGTGGTACCCCACCCGCGCTCGAATGGCTGCGCGGTGAACCGCCCGAACCGGCCGGTCTGGCCTTCGCGGTCGACGTCGAGACGCTTCGGGCGCTGGAACCCCTTCCACAGCATCGATGTAGTCCTTTCCAGTCTGAGATGATGCCCGGGCGCCCGCCAGTCCGGCGGACCTCCCGATGGCCGTTACCCGCACCGACCCGGTGCAGCTCGACCTGCCGCGAGACCTCGTCTCGCGGCGACTTCCACGACGGCACACGCGTGCGACGCGTCAGACGCGGCGCTTCTTCGGCGGACGACAGCCGTTGTGCGGGATCGGCGTGACGTCGCGGATCGTCTTCACGTCGAGTCCGACGTTGGACAGCGCGCGCACAGCCGACTCGCGTCCGGCGCCAGGTCCCTTGACCCGCACTTCCACGGTCCGCATGCCGACACCCTTGGCCGCGGTGCCCGCGTTCATCGCCGCCTGCGTGGCGGCAAACGGCGTGCCCTTGCGCGAGCCCTTGAAGCCGAGGGCTCCGGCGCTCGACCACGACACCACGTTGCCCTCGGTGTCGGTGATCGTCACCAGCGTGTTGTTGAACGAGGCCTGGATGTGGGCCACGCCGGTCGGGATGACCTTCTTCTCGCCGCGCTTCTTGAAGACTTTCTTGCGGCCCGCGCCTGACTTCTTCTCGTCTGCCATGTCCTACACCGTCTTCTTCTTGGCGATCGCGCCCTTGCGCGGGCCCTTGCGGGTGCGCGCGTTGGTCTTGGTGCGCTGGCCGCGCGCCGGCAGACTGCGGCGGTGCCGCAGGCCGCGATAGCAGCCGATCTCCATCAGGCGCTTGATGTTGAGCGAGATCTCCTTGCGGAGGTCGCCCTCCACGCCGCCCACGTCCTCGATGACCTTCGAAATCGATCGGACGTCCTCTTCCGTGAGGTCCTTGACCCGCACGTCTGGGCTCACGCCCGCCGCCTGGAGGATGTCACCGGAGCGCTTGCGCCCGATGCCGAAGATGTAGGTCAGTCCGATCTCGACGCGCTTGGTCCGCGGGAGATCCACACCTGCGATACGTGCCATGCCCTATCCCTGCCGCTGCTTGTGCTTCTGGTTGTCGCAAATCACCCGGACGACACCACGCCGCCGGACGATCTTGCACTTCACGCAAATGCGCTTGACCGATGCTCTGACCTTCATCTCATCTCGTCCTCGGCCGGCCTCGGAGAGCCGGCGCTACCTGCCGACTCGGAGAGTCGGCCTTGTCTATCGCCCCGGAAAGCCGCCCTGCCGGCGGCCGGTCTCGAAGCGTCGACCCTACCCGCCATCGTCGTTCTGCCGGCGGCCCCCCGGAGCCAGCCGCTCGATGATCCGGCCGCGCGTGACGTCGACTGGCGACACCCGCACGACCACTCGATCCCCCACCAGGATCCGCACGAAGTTGCGGCGGACATCCCCGGTACCGTGCGCCGTGATCACGTGCCCCGAATCGAGGCTGACGCGATAGAGCGCCTGCGGCAGTTGCTCGATGACCGTGCCGCGCAGTCCGCCGCCCATTGGCGCCTCACTCACGGCGAACCGCCGTGGGTGCCTCTCACTCGCCTACGACCGCCGGAGCCGGCCTCAGCGTGAGAATCTCCACGCCGTCGGCCGTCACCGCGACCGTGTGCTCGAAGTGCGCCGACCGCAGGCCGTCGACGGTCACCGCCGTCCAGCCATCGCCCAGCACCCGCACGCCCGGCCGCCCCGCGTTCACCATCGGCTCGATGGCGAGCACCATGCCCGCCGCCAGCCGCGGACCGCGTCCGCCAGGACCGTAGTTGGGGATCTGCGGCTCCTCGTGCAGCTTCGTGCCGATGCCGTGTCCCACGAACTCGCGCACGATCGAGAACCCGCGGCCCTCCACGTACGCCTGTATCGCCTGCCCGATGTCGGACACGCGCGCCCCTGGCTTCACCGCGTCGATCCCCTGGTACAGCGACGCTTCTGTCACGTCGAGCAACTGCTGTGCCTCGGGAGCGATGCTCCCCACTCCTACCGTCACGGCCGAATCGCCGTAGTACCCGTCGAGCTTCACCCCCATGTCGATCGAGAGGATGTCGCCCTCCACCAGTACGTCCGACGAGGGGATGCCGTGCACCACTTCCTCGTTGCGCGACGCGCAGATGGTCGCGGGAAACCCGCGATACCCCTTGAACGCCGGCTGCGCGCCCGCCTCGCGGACGAGCCGCTCGGCCTCGGCGTCGATCCCGGCCGTCGTTGCACCCGGCACCACCAGCCGGCGCAACTCGCCGAGGATCCGCGCCACCAGCTGGTTGGCCGCCCGCAGCTTCACGAGTTCGTCGGCCGACCGGCACGTGATCACCGTGCCCCTCCCTGTGCCACCGCCAGCGCCGACGTCAATGCCGCGTGCATGGCCTCGGCCACCGCGTCGGGCGCCTGGTTGCCGTCGATCGTGAAGAACGTCTGCCTGCCGCGGTAGAACTCCACCAGCGGCGCGGTCCGCTCTTCGTAGATCCGCAGCCTGTTGCGCACCACCTGCTCATCGTCGTCGGCCCGCGTGACCAGCGCGCCCCCGCAGTTGGCGCACACGCCCTCGTCGGGTTTGGTGGGATCGGCATGGGTGCCGCAGACGCTGCACACGCGGCGCGCGTGCAGCCGGCCCACGAGCACGTCGACCGGTACCACCAGGTGCAGAACGGTCAACGGCGACCGCCCGTCCATCATCCCGTCCAGCGCCTCAGCCTGTCCGACCGTACGCGGGAAACCATCAAGGATAAACCCTGCGGCCACGTCCTGTCGAGTGAGCCGTTCCTCGACGATGGCGATGACCACCTCATCACTGACGAGGTGGCCCTTGTCGATTCGCGCCCGCGCTTCGAGTCCGAGCGGCGTGCCCGCCGCCGAGGCCTCCCGCAGGATGTCGCCGGTCGAGATCTTCGGGACGCCGTGGCGCCGGGCCAGCCGGCTGGCTTGCGTGCCCTTGCCCGCGCCGGGCGGGCCGAGCATCACCACGTTGAGGCCTGGTCGCGCCAACGGACGGCCTACCCTCTCCGTCCGCGGATGCGGGTCTTCTTCATGAAGCCGTCGTAGTGCCGCATGATGAGCTGCGACTCGATCTGCTGCACGGTGTCCATCGCCACGCCGACGATGATGAGCAGTGATGTCCCACCGAAGTAGAACGTCACGCCGAGACCGTTGGTGAACCAGCCAGGCAGTGCCTGGTCCAGCGATTCGCCGATGTACGGGATCGGCGCCACCTTGAACCCGCTGATCAGGAACTCGGGCAACAGCGCGACGGCCGCCAGGTACAGCGCGCCCACGAGCGTGATCCGCGTGAGGATCAGGTCGATGTACTCCGCCGTGCGCTTGCCCGGCCGGATCCCCGGCACGAAACCGCCGTACTTTCGCATGTTCTCCGCCACATCGTCGGGGTTGAAGACGATGGCCGTGTAGAAGTACGCGAAGAAGATGATGAGGACGACCTGCAGCAGGTTGTAGAGCGGCATGCCCCAGGTGAGCTGCTGTGCCGCGCGCTGCACCCAGTGCTCGGGCGGGAACATCCCGGCGATCGTCGTCGGGAACGCGAGCAGCGAGCTCGCGAAGATCACGGGCATCACGCCGCCGGTGTTGACCTTCAGCGGAATGTGCGTGCTCGACCCGCCGTACATGCGGCGCCCCACCACGCGCTTGGCGTAATGGACGGTGACGCGCCTGTGGGCGCGCTCCACGAACACGATCACGGCCACGACGACCACCATCACCAGCACGAGCAACGCCAGGCGCAGCAGGCCGATCTCGCCCGTCTTCAACTGGTCGAGCGTGGTCATCACCGCACGCGGCAGCCCCACCACGATGCCGGCGTAGATGATGAGCGACATGCCGTTGCCCACGCCGCGCTCGGTGATCTGCTCGCCGAGCCACATCACGAAGACCGACCCGGTCGTGAGCGTGAGCACCGTCAGCAGGCGGAAGCTCCAGCCCGGCTCGTACACGAGCGGAAGGCCGCCC is part of the Acidobacteriota bacterium genome and harbors:
- the rpmJ gene encoding 50S ribosomal protein L36 — encoded protein: MKVRASVKRICVKCKIVRRRGVVRVICDNQKHKQRQG
- the rplQ gene encoding 50S ribosomal protein L17; translated protein: MRHGVAHRKLGRVTEHRIALLRNQAQALLRHERIETTLPKAKELRPYVERIISIAKRSLVATGTDEEKRVRRLTAERLVARDVADKKVVTKLFDTLAPRFVERPGGYTRLLKLGHRRGDAAEVAQIELVGSEYDPNAGAETAAEATPAATGLRGRARAAVKKLQDEGAAPAEGEAKPRRARKSARKTDE
- a CDS encoding DNA-directed RNA polymerase subunit alpha, which encodes MLWKGFQRPKRLDVDREGQTGRFGRFTAQPFERGWGTTIGNAMRRVLLSSIEGAAITAVKIEGVQHEFSPVEGVVEDATDIILNLKQVPFKLHGDDTKMLYVRVDKAGPVLARDIEVDQSVEVLDPDAHIATVSEGGKLYMEMRLRNGRGYVSADRNFDEDLGIGWIPVDSVHSPVRKVNYLVESARVGQNTDYDKLILEVSTNGAISPTDAIELAAQLLRDHLFIFGGDDDDDVVIGEPGDTTPATLTEESNEHLDKSIEELELSVRSYNCLKNANIRTIRELVAKTENDLLKTKNFGRKSLNEIREILQTMGLSLGMSVEQPAQ
- a CDS encoding adenylate kinase; translation: MLGPPGAGKGTQASRLARRHGVPKISTGDILREASAAGTPLGLEARARIDKGHLVSDEVVIAIVEERLTRQDVAAGFILDGFPRTVGQAEALDGMMDGRSPLTVLHLVVPVDVLVGRLHARRVCSVCGTHADPTKPDEGVCANCGGALVTRADDDEQVVRNRLRIYEERTAPLVEFYRGRQTFFTIDGNQAPDAVAEAMHAALTSALAVAQGGAR
- the map gene encoding type I methionyl aminopeptidase, with the protein product MITCRSADELVKLRAANQLVARILGELRRLVVPGATTAGIDAEAERLVREAGAQPAFKGYRGFPATICASRNEEVVHGIPSSDVLVEGDILSIDMGVKLDGYYGDSAVTVGVGSIAPEAQQLLDVTEASLYQGIDAVKPGARVSDIGQAIQAYVEGRGFSIVREFVGHGIGTKLHEEPQIPNYGPGGRGPRLAAGMVLAIEPMVNAGRPGVRVLGDGWTAVTVDGLRSAHFEHTVAVTADGVEILTLRPAPAVVGE
- the infA gene encoding translation initiation factor IF-1, with the translated sequence MGGGLRGTVIEQLPQALYRVSLDSGHVITAHGTGDVRRNFVRILVGDRVVVRVSPVDVTRGRIIERLAPGGRRQNDDGG
- the secY gene encoding preprotein translocase subunit SecY, whose protein sequence is MDSLRNIFAVPELRTRVLFTLALLGVFRIGHHIPTPGVNTEALALLAEQARNTMFGLYDLFSGGNLSRVTIFALGVMPYISASIILQLLTVVWPTLERISKEGELGRRKITQFTRYGTILLSVIQALSIAIFLENQTNIAGGLPLVYEPGWSFRLLTVLTLTTGSVFVMWLGEQITERGVGNGMSLIIYAGIVVGLPRAVMTTLDQLKTGEIGLLRLALLVLVMVVVVAVIVFVERAHRRVTVHYAKRVVGRRMYGGSSTHIPLKVNTGGVMPVIFASSLLAFPTTIAGMFPPEHWVQRAAQQLTWGMPLYNLLQVVLIIFFAYFYTAIVFNPDDVAENMRKYGGFVPGIRPGKRTAEYIDLILTRITLVGALYLAAVALLPEFLISGFKVAPIPYIGESLDQALPGWFTNGLGVTFYFGGTSLLIIVGVAMDTVQQIESQLIMRHYDGFMKKTRIRGRRG
- the rpsK gene encoding 30S ribosomal protein S11, giving the protein MADEKKSGAGRKKVFKKRGEKKVIPTGVAHIQASFNNTLVTITDTEGNVVSWSSAGALGFKGSRKGTPFAATQAAMNAGTAAKGVGMRTVEVRVKGPGAGRESAVRALSNVGLDVKTIRDVTPIPHNGCRPPKKRRV
- the rpsM gene encoding 30S ribosomal protein S13; its protein translation is MARIAGVDLPRTKRVEIGLTYIFGIGRKRSGDILQAAGVSPDVRVKDLTEEDVRSISKVIEDVGGVEGDLRKEISLNIKRLMEIGCYRGLRHRRSLPARGQRTKTNARTRKGPRKGAIAKKKTV